The Geobacter sp. genomic interval AATCTCACTCAATAAAGGAGAAAAGAGATGAAGATCGATGAGGTCAAGGCGTTGGCGAAGCAGAAAGGGGTCAAGGCGGGAAAGATGAAGAAGGCAGAGCTGATCCAGGCGATCCAGCGTGCAGAGGGGAACGAGGAGTGCTACAACAGCGGCAATGCCCCGACCTGCGGGCAGGAGCAGTGCCTCTGGCGCGAAGACTGCTGATAGCGTAGCGACAGGAATAGTAGCAGTGATTTCGAGCCCTTCCGTGAAATGCGGGAGGGCTTTTCTTTCGATTTACAAACCTTGTCAAATCGGCTAAAGTTGTTGGCCGCATGCGTCACGAAGAGGGGGAAACGCCATGGAACAGCTCAGGGACACACCGCTTATCGACCGACACCAGGGGCTTCATGCGCTGATTGCCCCCTTTGGCGGCTGGAACATGCCGATCCAGTACGAAGGGATCATCGCCGAACACCGTTGGTGCCGGGAACAGGCTGCCCTGTTCGACATCTGCCACATGGGGGAGTTCCTCTACCGGGGCGACCTGGTTGCCGGCGGTCTGGAAGGGGTCTTCACCTTTTCCGTGGCCTCCATCCCGGTGGGTCGTTCCCGCTATGGCTTTCTCCTCAACGAATCCGGCGGCATCATCGACGACCTGATCGTCTTCCGCATTGCCGAGAACGAGGCGATGATCGTGGTCAATGCCGCCACGGCCGACAACGACTTTGCCGTGATCGGCTCACGCCTGCAGCCGGGTGCGGACTTTACCAATATCTCCGCCGCAACCGGCAAGCTCGACCTGCAGGGGCCGCTCGCCCGCGAGGTCATGCTCCGGTTTTTCCCCGCCGAGGTCGGCGCCCTTCCCTATTTCAAGTTCATGAAGACCACCATCCTCGGCTGCGAGGCGATCGTCAGCCGGACCGGCTACACCGGCGAGCTGGGGTACGAGGTCTTCCTGCCTGCGACCAAGGTTGTGGAGCTGTGGGACCTCTTCTGCACTGACCCGCGGGTCAAGGCCGCAGGCCTGGGGGCACGTGAC includes:
- a CDS encoding SAP domain-containing protein, translated to MKIDEVKALAKQKGVKAGKMKKAELIQAIQRAEGNEECYNSGNAPTCGQEQCLWREDC
- the gcvT gene encoding glycine cleavage system aminomethyltransferase GcvT encodes the protein MEQLRDTPLIDRHQGLHALIAPFGGWNMPIQYEGIIAEHRWCREQAALFDICHMGEFLYRGDLVAGGLEGVFTFSVASIPVGRSRYGFLLNESGGIIDDLIVFRIAENEAMIVVNAATADNDFAVIGSRLQPGADFTNISAATGKLDLQGPLAREVMLRFFPAEVGALPYFKFMKTTILGCEAIVSRTGYTGELGYEVFLPATKVVELWDLFCTDPRVKAAGLGARDLLRLEVGYSLYGNDLDETITPLEAGLEAFVNFDKEFVGKDALLKQRAAGLNRVKIAFKVGSRRSPRHHYSVCAGDEAVGTVTSGAFSPMLGCGIGLALVDPKGAAIGSELTVRHENVTMSASVCELPFYSGGSLRA